GATCATTGCTCACCGGCAGAGAAGTACAAATATTGTCGCTGGTAGCAAAGGGACTGGGCAGCAAGCAGATTGCCGCAAAGCTGCATATCGCACTTTACACGGTTTATCGTCACCGGCAAAATATCATTTCAAAAATGCAGGTAACGAATGCAACGGAAGCTGTACGAATAGCCATGACAATGGGCCTCCTGCACGAATAAGCTTTTCGTGAAGCATCAGCAACCGCAGGCAAAGAACAGCATACAGCTATTATCCCTGCTTTCTGACGTATTTGGTAAGAATGACGATGGTCTGCCCTTCAATCTTGCCTTCGATCTGGTCGGTATTGTCTTCTACAAGACGTATATTCCTTACCACTGTGCCCATTTTCGCATTCAGGGTAGAACCTTTTACGTCAAGGGATTTTGTAAGCACTACAGAATCGCCATGCTGGAGCTGCTGGCCGTTGGCATCTCTGTGAAGCACTACAGCTTCATCATTTTCATGATCGCCGGTAGCTTTGGCCCACGCAAGGTTTTCATCGTCGAGGTATAACATGT
The Filimonas effusa genome window above contains:
- a CDS encoding PhnA domain-containing protein, whose product is MKLEEQLQQRSGNKCELCQSEAPLKAYEVPPVDQANADNTILICDTCRAQLERKAELDSNHWRFLSEVMWSELPAIQVVSWRMLNRLKQESWAADNLDMLYLDDENLAWAKATGDHENDEAVVLHRDANGQQLQHGDSVVLTKSLDVKGSTLNAKMGTVVRNIRLVEDNTDQIEGKIEGQTIVILTKYVRKQG